A single genomic interval of Corylus avellana chromosome ca10, CavTom2PMs-1.0 harbors:
- the LOC132162807 gene encoding uncharacterized protein LOC132162807 yields MDYSQVRLKLLYAQLKDATKIASQNAMTLIGILFQRAWLQGVLVSALDENDDVEASLLLDDSTGVVKLSLNSPDFRLRPWKTRMCVMVIGGYNAGAVEPPMIKIQSCLLIVHKIVDLSAIPDPEVMWYLEVMEAYKLFYGPLIEELV; encoded by the exons atggactACAGCCAAGTAAGGCTGAAGCTGCTGTATGCTCAGTTGAAGGACGCAACAAAAATAGCGTCGCAGAATGCCATGACTCTCATTGGCATCCTCTTCCAACGTGCCTGGTtacaa GGCGTTCTAGTCTCAGCCCTCGACGAAAATGACGACGTAGAAGCGTCGTTGCTTCTTGACGATAGCACCGGCGTCGTCAAGCTCTCCCTCAACTCCCCTGACTTTCGTTTGCGCCCTTGGAAGACCA GGATGTGTGTGATGGTTATTGGAGGATACAATGCAGGTGCGGTTGAGCCCCCAATGATCAAGATACAAAGTTGTTTGCTCATT GTTCACAAGATTGTTGATCTTTCAGCAATCCCGGATCCAGAGGTGATGTGGTATCTTGAAGTTATGGAGGCATACAAACTGTTCTACGGCCCCCTAATTGAAGAACTTGTGTGA
- the LOC132162809 gene encoding uncharacterized protein LOC132162809 produces MANRDMHQGGPQARQQSPVKWSRPEGNFLKCNWDAAIDLAGKRMGVGVLRDSVGEVAAAKCLTKQYITDPLFAEMVAAWSAAHLIRQLNIDQIILEGDSLGVVRCLTEEGNAGGLMGPLVEDIKHILVSAMNGKFAMFVGGPTRQQTD; encoded by the coding sequence ATGGCGAACCGTGATATGCACCAGGGAGGTCCACAGGCTCGACAACAGTCCCCTGTAAAATGGAGCAGGCCGGAAGGGAACTTTTTGAAGTGTAACTGGGACGCAGCAATTGACTTGGCTGGGAAGAGAATGGGTGTGGGTGTGCTACGTGATTCTGTCGGTGAGGTGGCGGCGGCTAAGTGTTTAACCAAGCAGTACATCACCGACCCCTTATTTGCCGAAATGGTGGCGGCTTGGTCAGCAGCTCATCTCATCCGGCAGCTTAATATTGACCAGATAATTCTTGAAGGTGATTCCCTTGGGGTGGTTAGGTGCTTAACAGAGGAAGGAAATGCTGGGGGTCTTATGGGTCCATTGGTAGAAGACATTAAACATATATTAGTCAGTGCCATGAATGGCAAATTCGCCATGTTTGTAGGGGGGCCAACTCGACAGCAGACAGATTAG